The sequence below is a genomic window from Rhodococcus sp. 4CII.
ATACGACGCCCTGCCTGCGCCCGGCTTCGCGACGTCGATCAGCGACAGCAGTGTGATCGCACGGGGGTGGACCTCCGAGACGACGGCCGGCACCAGGGGGCTCTTCGCGTACAGGTCCTCGATGCTGCCGACCTTCTTCGGCACCCAGAATGCCACCCACACCGACGTGAGCGCGGCGATCGCCACGACGACGCCGAGGATGAGCGACCAGGGGTGGGCGAGCAGGATCAGACCGACCGCGGCCGCCGCGAACAGCAGGGCCACCACGATCGCCGACACCTGCAGGCGTCGCATGTCGGCGAACGTCTGGTTGACGGACTTCGCGTAGGGCCGGTCGACGGTGAACTCG
It includes:
- a CDS encoding DUF3239 domain-containing protein — encoded protein: MRHFEFTVDRPYAKSVNQTFADMRRLQVSAIVVALLFAAAAVGLILLAHPWSLILGVVVAIAALTSVWVAFWVPKKVGSIEDLYAKSPLVPAVVSEVHPRAITLLSLIDVAKPGAGRASYALVTRNIPIRTGQKQNVGDRVPSVALLNDRSTHSLAATWEMVSPMPIAWGTRDATVRSRAEDAIDQVEWDFLQSRIADSEHIRTSPDQRVAVSEHDLPESLR